A single window of Achromobacter xylosoxidans DNA harbors:
- a CDS encoding IclR family transcriptional regulator — protein MSILDGVQRVLALYAQGEAELSFTDVAQRLAMPKSTASRLLNQMQHYGLLDQDAATRRYRAGALLSQAVRAGQAATPLDEACRKVLARLSDDSGLTAYLSTLNQRETVVLQRLNGSHPVQVLSPPGSRRAASDTAMGRALLSRLTQDEFDALYGTDPARPLPMEGKDCPATVGELAQRVAQIRADHYGVAIDQAMPGIGAVAAAVRDPSSGELRGLCLSFVSFQVDAARVAALRESLTRQVAALGRELNDPYWLA, from the coding sequence ATGAGCATTCTCGATGGCGTCCAGCGGGTGTTGGCGCTTTACGCGCAGGGCGAGGCGGAACTGAGCTTCACCGACGTGGCGCAGCGCCTGGCCATGCCCAAGAGCACGGCCTCGCGCCTGTTGAACCAGATGCAGCACTACGGCCTGCTGGACCAGGACGCGGCCACGCGCCGCTATCGCGCCGGCGCCTTGCTGTCGCAGGCGGTGCGCGCCGGGCAGGCCGCGACGCCGCTGGACGAGGCCTGCCGCAAGGTGCTGGCGCGCCTGTCCGACGACAGTGGCCTGACCGCCTACCTGTCCACCCTGAACCAGCGCGAAACCGTGGTGCTGCAACGCCTGAACGGCTCGCATCCGGTGCAGGTGCTGTCGCCGCCGGGTTCGCGCCGCGCCGCCTCGGACACGGCCATGGGACGCGCGCTGCTGTCGCGCCTGACCCAGGACGAGTTCGACGCGCTGTACGGCACCGATCCAGCCCGCCCCCTGCCGATGGAGGGCAAGGATTGCCCGGCCACCGTGGGCGAACTGGCGCAGCGCGTGGCGCAGATCCGCGCCGACCATTACGGCGTCGCCATCGACCAGGCCATGCCTGGCATCGGCGCCGTGGCGGCGGCGGTGCGCGATCCCTCCAGCGGCGAACTGCGCGGCCTGTGCCTGTCCTTCGTGTCGTTCCAGGTCGACGCCGCCCGCGTGGCGGCGCTGCGCGAGTCGCTGACGCGGCAGGTCGCGGCGCTGGGCCGCGAATTGAACGATCCCTATTGGCTGGCCTGA
- the ehuD gene encoding ectoine/hydroxyectoine ABC transporter permease subunit EhuD, which yields MKPIFDWSFALEILPTLGSALLITIQATVLGMLVAVTLGLALALLRRSRLAVLSLPTAFVIEFVRSTPLLVQMYFLFYVLPLTGVQMSPLATGIVALGLHYATYCAEVYRAGIEAVPRGQLEAARALNMSPWRTAVGVVLPQAIPPVVPALGNYLVAMFKDTPLLSAITVVELLQQSKMIGSTTFRYTEPLTLVGVLFLALSLIAAWGVRGLEARLQRYGGKR from the coding sequence ATGAAACCGATATTCGACTGGTCCTTCGCGCTGGAGATCCTGCCCACGCTGGGCTCGGCGCTGCTCATCACCATCCAGGCCACGGTGCTGGGCATGCTGGTGGCCGTGACGCTCGGCCTGGCGCTGGCGCTGCTGCGGCGCTCGCGCCTGGCGGTGCTGTCCTTGCCCACGGCCTTCGTGATCGAGTTCGTGCGCAGCACGCCGCTGCTGGTGCAGATGTATTTTTTGTTCTACGTGCTGCCCCTGACCGGGGTGCAGATGTCGCCGCTGGCGACCGGCATCGTGGCGCTCGGGCTGCACTACGCCACCTATTGCGCCGAAGTCTACCGCGCCGGCATCGAGGCGGTGCCGCGCGGCCAGCTGGAGGCGGCGCGGGCGCTGAACATGTCGCCGTGGCGCACCGCCGTCGGCGTGGTGCTGCCGCAGGCGATCCCGCCGGTGGTGCCGGCGCTGGGCAACTACCTGGTGGCCATGTTCAAGGACACGCCGCTGCTGTCGGCGATCACGGTGGTCGAGCTGCTGCAACAGAGCAAGATGATCGGCTCCACCACCTTCCGCTACACCGAGCCCCTGACGCTGGTCGGCGTGCTGTTCCTGGCGCTGAGCCTGATCGCGGCCTGGGGCGTGCGCGGCCTGGAGGCCCGCCTGCAACGATATGGAGGAAAGCGATGA
- a CDS encoding metal-dependent hydrolase, whose protein sequence is MDSVTQAVLGAGIQGALLGRVQGRRALIYGAALATVPDLDVLMRYPDPVSLMTYHRGFSHSIFVLTGLAALLTWLIRKYWPQAQYSAGRLFLTLWLVLVTHPLLDAFTVYGTQLFWPLPSIPESWSAIFIIDPVYTVPLLLGAVYAVIVGMTRNARRFLAGALIFSTAYLGFGLAGRIAAEHRVRDAMQAQGIAITELRAIPMPLNTLLWRVVAKTPDGHYYEAVSSWFDREPPEWLRLPLNPELGQALADMPLLQRLRWFTDDWLRYDAVGDALVVTDLRMGVAGHYNFRFKMAERQADGGWRPVTPSSWPGDRGGWAEFKLVLGRILHAQPPLPLAQWAETATR, encoded by the coding sequence ATGGATTCGGTTACACAAGCCGTGCTGGGCGCGGGCATACAGGGGGCGCTGCTGGGGCGCGTGCAGGGGCGGAGGGCGCTCATCTACGGCGCGGCGCTGGCCACCGTGCCGGACCTGGACGTACTGATGCGCTACCCGGATCCGGTCTCGCTGATGACCTACCACCGGGGCTTCTCGCATTCGATCTTCGTGTTGACCGGCTTGGCGGCGCTGCTGACATGGTTGATACGCAAGTACTGGCCGCAAGCGCAATACAGCGCGGGGCGGCTGTTCCTGACCCTGTGGCTGGTATTGGTGACGCATCCGCTGCTGGATGCTTTCACCGTCTATGGCACGCAGCTGTTTTGGCCATTGCCATCGATCCCGGAAAGCTGGTCGGCCATCTTCATCATCGACCCCGTCTATACCGTGCCATTGCTGTTGGGGGCGGTGTACGCGGTGATCGTCGGCATGACCCGCAACGCCCGCCGCTTCCTGGCCGGGGCGCTGATCTTCAGCACCGCCTACCTCGGGTTCGGGCTCGCCGGCCGCATCGCCGCCGAACACCGGGTGCGCGATGCGATGCAGGCGCAGGGCATCGCCATTACCGAGCTGCGGGCCATTCCCATGCCGCTCAATACCTTGCTGTGGCGCGTCGTCGCCAAGACGCCCGACGGCCATTACTACGAGGCCGTCAGCAGCTGGTTCGACCGCGAGCCACCGGAATGGCTGCGCCTGCCGCTCAACCCGGAACTGGGACAGGCGCTGGCCGATATGCCGCTGCTGCAGCGCCTGCGCTGGTTCACCGATGATTGGCTGCGTTATGACGCCGTGGGCGATGCGCTGGTGGTGACCGACCTGCGCATGGGCGTGGCCGGGCACTACAACTTCCGCTTCAAGATGGCCGAGCGGCAGGCCGACGGCGGCTGGCGGCCGGTGACCCCGTCCAGTTGGCCGGGCGACCGTGGCGGCTGGGCGGAGTTCAAACTGGTGCTGGGACGCATCCTGCACGCGCAACCGCCGCTGCCGCTGGCGCAATGGGCCGAGACCGCGACGCGCTAG
- the coaBC gene encoding bifunctional phosphopantothenoylcysteine decarboxylase/phosphopantothenate--cysteine ligase CoaBC, translating into MLDLARKRIVLGLTGGIACYKIAELVRRMTEQGAIVDVVMTEAATHFITPVTMQALSGRPVFVDAWDPRVPNNMAHIDLTRGADAVLIAPASTDFMAKLAHGMADDLLSTLCVARACPLLVAPAMNREMWANPATQRNVAQLRADGISILGPSAGEQACGETGDGRMLEAHEILADLIAFFQPKLLAGRHVLLTAGPTSEPVDPVRVLSNRSSGKTGYALARAAREAGARVTLITGATALPVPRGVTALSVMTARQMHDAVMASAADADIFIAVAAVADWRVKNVSNQKLKKTSEGGGAPQMEFEPNPDILAEVAKLKDGPWCVGFAAETEKLAEHAEAKRQRKGIPLLVGNLAHKVMDADTTELVLFDAQGAHPLPAADKLDAARRLIAEIAARLPA; encoded by the coding sequence ATGCTCGACCTCGCCCGCAAACGCATCGTCCTCGGCCTGACCGGTGGCATCGCCTGCTACAAAATCGCCGAGCTGGTGCGGCGCATGACCGAACAAGGCGCCATCGTCGACGTGGTGATGACCGAAGCCGCCACGCACTTCATCACGCCGGTGACCATGCAGGCCCTGTCCGGCCGCCCGGTGTTCGTCGATGCCTGGGACCCGCGGGTGCCCAACAACATGGCGCACATCGACCTGACGCGCGGCGCCGACGCCGTGCTGATCGCGCCGGCCAGCACCGACTTCATGGCCAAGCTGGCGCACGGCATGGCCGACGACCTGCTGTCGACGCTGTGCGTGGCGCGCGCCTGCCCGCTGCTCGTTGCGCCCGCCATGAACCGCGAGATGTGGGCCAACCCGGCGACCCAGCGCAACGTGGCGCAACTGCGCGCCGACGGCATCAGCATCCTGGGCCCGTCGGCCGGCGAACAGGCCTGTGGCGAGACCGGCGACGGCCGCATGCTCGAAGCCCACGAGATCCTGGCCGACCTGATCGCCTTCTTCCAGCCCAAGCTGCTGGCCGGCCGTCACGTGCTGCTGACCGCCGGCCCCACCTCCGAGCCGGTCGATCCGGTGCGCGTGCTGAGCAACCGCTCGTCGGGCAAGACCGGCTACGCCCTGGCCCGCGCCGCGCGCGAAGCCGGCGCCCGCGTCACGCTGATCACCGGCGCCACCGCCCTGCCGGTGCCGCGCGGCGTCACCGCCTTGTCGGTGATGACGGCGCGCCAGATGCACGACGCCGTGATGGCCAGCGCCGCCGACGCCGACATCTTCATCGCCGTGGCCGCCGTGGCCGACTGGCGCGTCAAGAACGTCAGCAACCAGAAGCTGAAGAAGACCAGCGAAGGCGGCGGCGCGCCGCAGATGGAGTTCGAGCCCAACCCGGACATCCTGGCCGAGGTGGCCAAACTGAAGGACGGGCCGTGGTGCGTGGGTTTTGCGGCAGAGACCGAAAAACTGGCCGAGCACGCCGAGGCCAAACGCCAGCGCAAGGGCATCCCGCTGCTGGTGGGCAACCTGGCGCACAAGGTGATGGACGCGGACACCACCGAACTGGTGCTGTTCGACGCGCAGGGCGCGCACCCGCTGCCGGCGGCTGACAAATTGGACGCCGCGCGCCGCCTGATCGCCGAGATCGCGGCGCGGCTGCCGGCCTGA
- a CDS encoding NADH:flavin oxidoreductase/NADH oxidase codes for MSHLFSPTSVGNVELANRIVIAPMCEYSADEGRATDWHMIHLGHLALSGAALLFTEATAVEADGRISPGDLGLWSDETEAALGRVVQAVRRYSPIKLGIQLGHAGRKASSHAPWEGGQLVPPEQGGWQGWAPSALPHKASEPAPRALDAAGLARVRDAFVDSARRAIRLGFDAIELHAAHGYLLHQFLSPLANQRDDNYGGSLQNRMRFPLEVFRAVREVTPSSVALGVRVSATDWVEGGWDPAQTEAFALRLKELGCEFIDVSSGGVSPLQKIPVAPNYQVPFADAIKRAVGLPTITVGLITEAQQAEDILAQGQADMVALARGMLYDPRWPWHAAAQLGGQVNAPRQYWRSQPRELKDLFGETHFGQR; via the coding sequence ATGAGTCATCTTTTCAGTCCCACGTCAGTCGGCAATGTCGAACTGGCCAACCGCATCGTCATCGCGCCCATGTGCGAATACTCGGCCGACGAGGGCCGCGCCACCGACTGGCACATGATCCACCTGGGCCACCTGGCCCTGTCCGGCGCGGCGCTGCTGTTTACCGAGGCGACCGCGGTCGAGGCCGATGGCCGCATTTCCCCGGGCGACCTGGGCCTCTGGTCCGACGAGACCGAAGCCGCGCTGGGCCGCGTGGTGCAGGCGGTGCGGCGCTATTCGCCGATCAAGCTCGGTATCCAGCTGGGCCACGCCGGCCGCAAGGCGTCGAGCCATGCGCCCTGGGAGGGCGGCCAACTGGTGCCGCCGGAGCAGGGCGGCTGGCAGGGCTGGGCGCCGTCGGCGCTGCCGCACAAGGCGTCCGAGCCGGCGCCGCGCGCGCTCGACGCGGCCGGCCTGGCGCGGGTGCGCGACGCCTTCGTCGACAGCGCTCGCCGCGCCATCCGCCTGGGTTTCGACGCCATCGAGCTGCATGCGGCCCATGGCTATCTGCTGCACCAGTTCCTGTCGCCGCTGGCCAACCAGCGCGACGACAACTACGGCGGCTCGCTGCAGAACCGCATGCGCTTCCCGCTGGAAGTGTTCCGCGCGGTGCGCGAGGTGACGCCTTCGTCGGTGGCGCTGGGCGTGCGGGTATCGGCCACGGATTGGGTCGAGGGCGGCTGGGATCCGGCGCAGACCGAAGCGTTCGCGCTGCGGCTCAAGGAATTGGGCTGTGAGTTCATCGACGTCTCCAGCGGCGGCGTTTCGCCATTGCAGAAGATCCCGGTGGCGCCGAACTACCAGGTGCCGTTCGCCGACGCCATCAAGCGCGCGGTCGGCCTGCCCACCATCACGGTGGGCCTGATCACCGAGGCGCAACAGGCCGAGGACATCCTGGCGCAAGGGCAGGCCGACATGGTGGCGCTGGCGCGCGGCATGCTGTACGACCCGCGCTGGCCCTGGCATGCCGCCGCGCAACTGGGCGGCCAGGTCAATGCGCCGCGCCAGTACTGGCGGTCGCAGCCGCGTGAGTTGAAGGACCTGTTCGGCGAAACGCACTTCGGCCAGCGCTAG
- the ehuA gene encoding ectoine/hydroxyectoine ABC transporter ATP-binding protein EhuA: MSSSITIKNLHKRYGELEVLKGINLEIPAGQTVAVIGPSGSGKSTLLRVLMTLDQPTSGEIEIDGEPMWTDAQGRPAGPNSEHLRKVRGKIGMVFQHFNLFPHMTALGNAMEAPVHVLGLPRDQARERAVEYLEMVGLGDKLDVYPAQLSGGQKQRVGIARALAMCPEIMLFDEVTSALDPELVGGILQILRDLSARKSMTMIIVTHQMKFAERSSDRTLFFDEGNIVEDAESQTLFSAPKEARTRQFLDSVIEGQ; encoded by the coding sequence ATGAGTTCCAGCATCACCATCAAGAACCTGCACAAGCGCTATGGCGAGCTGGAGGTGCTCAAGGGCATCAACCTGGAGATTCCGGCAGGCCAGACCGTGGCCGTGATCGGGCCGTCGGGTTCGGGCAAGTCGACCCTGCTGCGCGTGCTGATGACGCTGGACCAGCCGACCAGCGGCGAGATCGAGATCGACGGCGAGCCGATGTGGACCGACGCCCAGGGCCGTCCGGCCGGCCCCAATTCCGAGCACCTGCGCAAGGTGCGCGGCAAGATCGGCATGGTGTTCCAGCACTTCAACCTGTTCCCGCACATGACGGCGCTGGGCAACGCCATGGAGGCGCCGGTGCACGTGCTGGGCCTGCCGCGCGACCAGGCGCGCGAGCGCGCGGTGGAATACCTGGAGATGGTGGGGCTGGGCGACAAGCTCGACGTCTACCCGGCGCAGTTGTCGGGCGGCCAGAAGCAGCGCGTCGGCATCGCCCGCGCGCTGGCGATGTGCCCGGAGATCATGCTGTTCGACGAGGTCACCTCGGCGCTCGACCCGGAGCTGGTGGGCGGCATCCTGCAGATCCTGCGCGACCTGTCGGCGCGCAAGAGCATGACCATGATCATCGTCACCCACCAGATGAAGTTCGCCGAACGCAGTTCCGACCGCACGCTGTTCTTCGACGAGGGCAACATCGTCGAGGACGCCGAGTCGCAGACGCTGTTCAGCGCGCCCAAGGAAGCGCGCACGCGCCAGTTCCTGGACAGCGTGATCGAGGGGCAATAA
- a CDS encoding dUTPase produces the protein MNQAQAATMLKLQGDLNSMINPDWINGGARFLRAAFVESAEALEHYGWKWWKKQTIDLPQVQMELVDILHFYLSHTIVQAKGDVNAAAAALVADLAGPASITLDGKSYALASLNVPELLELIGGLAVCGRASFKLLEQSMTACEMSWNDAYTQYVSKNVLNIFRQQHGYKEGTYIKIWNGEEDNVVLARLLAQHDAARADFADVLHRELEAAYSRL, from the coding sequence TTGAACCAGGCCCAGGCGGCCACGATGCTGAAGCTGCAAGGCGACCTGAACAGCATGATCAATCCGGACTGGATCAACGGCGGCGCCCGCTTCCTGCGCGCCGCCTTCGTCGAATCGGCCGAGGCCCTGGAACACTACGGCTGGAAGTGGTGGAAGAAGCAGACCATCGACCTGCCCCAGGTGCAGATGGAACTGGTCGACATCCTGCATTTCTACCTGTCGCATACCATCGTGCAGGCCAAGGGCGACGTCAACGCCGCCGCCGCCGCGCTGGTGGCCGACCTGGCCGGCCCCGCCTCGATCACGCTGGACGGCAAGAGCTATGCGCTGGCCAGCCTGAACGTGCCCGAACTGCTCGAACTGATCGGCGGCCTGGCGGTGTGCGGCCGCGCCAGCTTCAAGCTGCTCGAGCAGAGCATGACCGCCTGCGAAATGAGCTGGAACGATGCCTATACCCAGTACGTTTCCAAGAACGTGCTGAACATCTTCCGCCAGCAGCATGGCTACAAGGAAGGCACCTACATCAAGATCTGGAACGGCGAGGAAGACAACGTGGTGCTGGCGCGCCTGCTGGCGCAGCACGACGCCGCCCGCGCCGACTTCGCTGACGTCCTGCACCGCGAACTGGAAGCGGCCTATTCGCGCCTGTAG
- a CDS encoding DedA family protein, giving the protein MDQYIDKIGVLIETNQAWAGPITFLLTLGESMVLLGLFIPATALMLLTGGLIGAGTLDPWSIMAWGIAGAIVGDALSYGLGRWAGPNVLRRWPLKQQRTAVARARLFFYRYGFASVLVGRFLGPIRSTIPTVAGVMGMAHGRFQMANVLSAILWMPLMLAPGYITARSLGAAENAQQIAMMIGAGLSVLLGCGLLVAMMRKRRQPARIRRGN; this is encoded by the coding sequence ATGGACCAATACATCGACAAGATCGGCGTGCTGATCGAGACCAACCAGGCCTGGGCCGGCCCCATCACCTTCCTGCTGACGCTGGGAGAATCGATGGTGCTGCTGGGCCTGTTCATTCCCGCCACCGCGCTGATGCTGCTGACCGGCGGCCTGATCGGCGCCGGCACGCTGGATCCGTGGAGCATCATGGCATGGGGCATCGCCGGCGCCATCGTCGGCGATGCGCTGTCCTACGGGCTGGGGCGCTGGGCCGGCCCCAACGTGCTGCGGCGCTGGCCACTCAAGCAGCAGCGTACCGCCGTGGCACGGGCGCGCCTGTTTTTCTACCGCTATGGCTTCGCCTCGGTGCTGGTCGGCCGCTTCCTGGGACCGATCCGCTCGACCATCCCCACGGTGGCCGGCGTCATGGGCATGGCCCACGGCCGCTTCCAGATGGCCAACGTGCTGTCGGCGATCCTGTGGATGCCGCTGATGCTGGCGCCCGGCTACATCACCGCGCGCAGCCTGGGCGCGGCCGAAAACGCGCAACAGATCGCCATGATGATCGGCGCGGGACTCTCGGTGCTGCTAGGATGCGGACTCCTGGTCGCGATGATGCGCAAACGCCGGCAGCCGGCGCGCATCCGTCGCGGCAATTAG
- the pepE gene encoding dipeptidase PepE, with protein sequence MNLLLLSNSSSDAGYLVHALPDIRELIAALPAGAPAVFVPYAGVTRNWDDYTTLVTTALADAGLDIQPLHRAADPVAALENAAVIIVGGGNTFNLLGQLRRQGLLSVVARRVREGAAYLGWSAGSNLACPSICTTNDMPITDPEGFDALGLLSFQINPHYTNAHPPGHRGETRAQRLAEFCTLNPTMPVLGLPEGAGLRVRGAAITLVGPHDAPLFIGAAEPRVFTPGPLEIPA encoded by the coding sequence ATGAACCTTCTGCTTCTCAGCAATTCCAGCAGCGACGCCGGCTACCTGGTGCACGCGTTGCCCGACATCCGCGAACTGATCGCCGCGCTGCCGGCTGGCGCGCCGGCGGTGTTCGTGCCGTACGCGGGCGTCACCCGCAACTGGGACGACTACACCACCTTGGTCACCACGGCGCTGGCCGACGCGGGCCTGGACATCCAGCCGCTGCATCGCGCCGCCGATCCCGTGGCCGCGCTGGAGAATGCCGCCGTCATCATCGTCGGCGGCGGCAACACCTTCAACCTGCTCGGCCAATTGCGCCGCCAGGGCCTGCTGAGCGTGGTGGCGCGCCGCGTGCGCGAAGGCGCCGCCTACCTGGGCTGGAGCGCCGGTTCCAACCTGGCGTGCCCAAGCATCTGCACCACCAACGACATGCCGATCACCGACCCCGAAGGCTTCGATGCGCTCGGCCTGCTGTCCTTCCAGATCAACCCGCACTACACCAATGCCCATCCTCCCGGCCATCGCGGCGAAACGCGCGCGCAGCGCCTGGCCGAGTTCTGCACGCTGAACCCGACCATGCCGGTGCTGGGCCTGCCCGAAGGCGCCGGGCTGCGCGTGCGCGGGGCCGCCATCACGCTTGTCGGCCCGCACGATGCGCCGCTGTTCATCGGCGCCGCCGAGCCGCGCGTGTTCACGCCCGGCCCGCTGGAGATCCCGGCATGA
- a CDS encoding DUF1177 domain-containing protein produces MKQVIDTIELLSSAHITGEAVAQALRAAGDCEVEVTPLERDGAATEFLSIVIPGADPAAPQLGIVGRLGGIGARPAVTGLVSDSDGAVVAIAAALKIMAMARQGDVLPGTVRIRTHICPRAGTRPHHPVPMMRSPFPMREMMSHEVDPRMDAILSVDTTRGNRLVNRRGVALTPVAKQGYLLRIPETMLDVMGWVSGELPLTLPLTTQDITPYENGLWHVNSLMQPAIVTDAPVVGVALTAQTAVPGCATGVTNAVDADVAMRFCIEIAKLFGQGAMTFFDAAEWDALQGRYGSMAHLQTTGREPGAAQ; encoded by the coding sequence ATGAAGCAGGTCATCGACACCATCGAACTGCTGTCTTCGGCCCACATCACGGGCGAGGCGGTGGCACAGGCGCTGCGCGCGGCCGGCGACTGCGAGGTCGAGGTCACGCCGCTGGAGCGCGACGGCGCGGCCACCGAGTTCCTCTCCATCGTCATTCCGGGCGCCGACCCCGCCGCGCCGCAATTGGGCATCGTCGGCCGCCTGGGCGGCATCGGCGCGCGTCCGGCCGTCACCGGCCTGGTGTCCGACAGCGACGGCGCCGTGGTCGCCATCGCCGCCGCGCTCAAGATCATGGCCATGGCGCGCCAGGGCGACGTGCTGCCCGGCACCGTGCGCATCCGCACCCACATCTGCCCGCGCGCCGGCACCCGTCCGCACCATCCCGTGCCGATGATGCGCTCGCCGTTCCCGATGCGCGAAATGATGTCGCACGAAGTCGATCCGCGCATGGACGCGATCCTGTCCGTCGACACCACCCGCGGCAACCGCCTGGTGAACCGCCGCGGCGTGGCGCTGACGCCGGTGGCCAAACAGGGCTATCTGCTGCGCATTCCGGAGACCATGCTGGACGTGATGGGCTGGGTCAGCGGCGAGCTGCCCCTGACGCTGCCGCTGACCACGCAGGACATCACGCCCTACGAAAACGGCCTGTGGCATGTCAATTCGCTGATGCAGCCGGCCATCGTCACCGACGCGCCGGTGGTCGGCGTGGCGCTGACCGCGCAGACCGCCGTGCCGGGTTGCGCCACCGGCGTGACCAACGCCGTCGACGCCGACGTGGCGATGCGTTTCTGCATCGAGATCGCCAAGCTCTTCGGGCAGGGCGCCATGACCTTCTTCGACGCCGCTGAATGGGACGCGCTGCAGGGCCGCTATGGCTCGATGGCGCATCTGCAGACCACCGGCCGCGAACCGGGCGCCGCGCAATGA
- a CDS encoding AroM family protein: MSARRPRRVAFFTIGQSPRSDVVPEMAPLLGEHVRIDEFGALDGLDAAALAALAPRPGEYRFATRMRDGAQVELDAAAAEARLAEVMREADAAGYDALVPLCTGTAIAPMRTLVVEPQQVVDHLVAGLAQHCRKVGLVVPLQAQVDAFHMAVPLECATTVVHASPYEADAGRAAASFKQAGQDLADCDFVVMHCMGYAERMRQAVAQASGRPVLLSNRLVAQALAQILE; encoded by the coding sequence ATGAGCGCGCGTCGCCCGCGCCGCGTGGCGTTCTTCACCATCGGCCAGTCGCCGCGCAGCGACGTGGTGCCGGAAATGGCGCCGCTGCTGGGCGAACACGTGCGCATCGACGAGTTCGGCGCGCTCGACGGCCTGGATGCGGCGGCGCTGGCCGCGCTGGCGCCGCGCCCGGGCGAGTATCGCTTCGCCACGCGCATGCGCGACGGCGCCCAGGTCGAACTGGACGCCGCCGCCGCCGAGGCGCGGCTGGCAGAGGTGATGCGCGAGGCCGACGCCGCCGGCTACGACGCGCTGGTGCCGCTGTGCACCGGCACCGCGATCGCGCCGATGCGCACGCTGGTGGTCGAGCCGCAGCAGGTCGTCGACCACCTGGTCGCCGGTTTGGCGCAGCACTGCCGCAAGGTCGGCCTGGTGGTGCCGCTGCAAGCCCAGGTCGACGCCTTCCACATGGCCGTGCCGCTGGAGTGCGCGACCACGGTGGTGCATGCCTCGCCCTACGAGGCCGACGCGGGACGCGCGGCGGCCAGTTTCAAGCAGGCCGGCCAGGACCTGGCCGACTGTGATTTTGTCGTCATGCATTGCATGGGTTACGCCGAGCGCATGCGGCAGGCGGTGGCACAGGCGTCGGGTCGCCCGGTGCTGTTGTCCAACCGCCTGGTCGCGCAGGCGCTCGCGCAAATATTGGAATAA
- a CDS encoding Bug family tripartite tricarboxylate transporter substrate binding protein, which translates to MFSRTLQRAVGALFAASTLAAAPALAADAWKPTKPVRLLVGFAPGGSADTLARLLAEPLSQRLGQTVVVENLAGAGGNIMAFRLSQSQPDGYTIGIAAAGSMAITHVLNAKGTSYKPTDFTPITLAAVQPNVVIVNKDVPANNLAELKDYFQKTPTATYGTAGVGISNHLIAETMLYKLGVKVPHAAYRGAAPVITDLLGGHIAMTMDNISTAAPLALQGKVKAIGVASLKRSAQLPNVPTLDEQGLKGFDMPTWQGVFAPAGLPADVLAAYYAALQDVLKQPAVKEKMAGLGSEPVTGMTPEQFGQFLENDRKQWADIVRAANISLEQ; encoded by the coding sequence ATGTTCAGCCGTACTTTGCAACGCGCCGTGGGCGCACTGTTCGCCGCCAGCACCCTGGCGGCGGCGCCGGCCCTGGCCGCCGACGCCTGGAAACCGACCAAGCCGGTGCGCCTGCTGGTGGGTTTTGCGCCCGGCGGTTCGGCCGACACGCTGGCGCGTCTGCTGGCCGAGCCGCTGTCGCAGCGCCTGGGCCAGACCGTGGTGGTGGAAAACCTGGCGGGCGCCGGCGGCAACATCATGGCCTTCCGCCTGTCGCAATCGCAGCCTGACGGCTACACCATCGGCATCGCCGCGGCCGGTTCCATGGCCATCACCCATGTGCTCAACGCCAAGGGCACCAGCTACAAGCCGACCGACTTCACGCCCATCACGCTGGCGGCGGTGCAGCCCAACGTGGTCATCGTCAACAAGGACGTGCCGGCCAACAACCTGGCCGAACTGAAGGACTACTTCCAGAAGACGCCGACCGCCACCTACGGCACCGCCGGCGTGGGCATCTCCAATCACCTGATCGCCGAAACCATGCTGTACAAGCTGGGCGTGAAGGTGCCGCACGCGGCCTACCGAGGCGCGGCGCCGGTCATCACCGACCTGCTGGGCGGCCACATCGCGATGACGATGGACAACATCTCCACCGCCGCGCCGCTGGCACTGCAGGGCAAGGTCAAGGCCATCGGCGTGGCCTCGCTCAAGCGCTCGGCGCAGTTGCCCAACGTGCCCACGCTCGACGAGCAGGGCCTGAAGGGCTTCGATATGCCCACCTGGCAGGGCGTGTTCGCCCCGGCCGGCCTGCCGGCGGACGTGCTGGCTGCCTATTACGCGGCGCTGCAGGACGTGCTCAAGCAGCCCGCCGTGAAGGAAAAGATGGCCGGCCTGGGTTCGGAACCCGTCACCGGCATGACGCCCGAGCAGTTCGGCCAGTTCCTGGAGAACGACCGCAAGCAGTGGGCCGACATCGTGCGCGCCGCCAACATCAGCCTGGAGCAATAA